One region of Nycticebus coucang isolate mNycCou1 chromosome 10, mNycCou1.pri, whole genome shotgun sequence genomic DNA includes:
- the CCDC97 gene encoding coiled-coil domain-containing protein 97 isoform X2 — protein sequence MKAVAAAAAAKEPDEGCTEPRPGHWGELSWTPIPSRPQDKVEAAEGVPGTPDNNVPRAENAAVSAMLHAVAASRLPVCSQQQGEPDLTEREKVAILGQLYHEKPLVFLERFRTGLREEHLACFGHLRGDHRADFYCAEVARQGTARPRTLRTRLRNRRYAALRELIQGGEYFSDEQMRFRAPLLYEQYIGQYLTQEELNARAPTHQLPKPSCTGRPACPLSDLLLQSYQERELQQRLLQQQEEEEACLEEEEEEEDSDEEDQGSGKDSEAWIPDSEERLILREEFTSRMHQRFLDGKDGDFDYSTVDDNPDFDNLDIVARDEEERYFDEEEPEDAPSPELDGD from the exons ATGAAGGCCGTGGCGGCCGCGGCGGCAGCAAAAGAACCTGATGAGG GCTGTACAGAGCCCAGACCTGGGCACTGGGGGGAGCTGAGCTGGACACCAATCCCATCGAGACCCCAGGACAAGGTAGAAGCAGCTGAGGGAGTACCAGGGACCCCGGACAACAATGTCCCCAGGGCTGAAAATGCAGCGGTGAGTGCCATGCTGCACGCCGTGGCTGCCAGCCGCCTGCCTGTGTGCAGCCAGCAACAGGGTGAGCCTGATCTGACGGAACGGGAGAAGGTGGCCATCCTAGGCCAGCTGTACCACGAGAAGCCATTGGTGTTCCTGGAGCGCTTCCGCACAGGCCTCAGAGAGGAGCACCTGGCCTGCTTTGGCCACCTACGTGGCGACCACCGTGCAGACTTCTACTGTGCTGAGGTGGCCCGGCAGGGTACTGCCCGGCCCCGAACTCTGCGTACCCGACTGCGTAACCGGCGCTATGCTGCCCTTCGAGAGCTGATCCAAG GGGGCGAGTACTTCAGTGACGAGCAGATGCGGTTCCGGGCTCCGCTGCTATATGAGCAGTACATTGGGCAGTATCTCACTCAGGAGGAGCTCAATGCCAGGGccccaacccaccagctccccaAGCCCAGCTGCACTGGCAGACCTGCCTGCCCGCTCTCTGACCTACTGCTCCAGTCCTACCAGGAGAGAGAGCTGCAGCAACGGCTGCtccagcagcaggaggaggaggaggcctgcttagaggaagaggaggaagaggaagatagCGATGAGGAAG ACCAGGGGTCAGGCAAAGATTCAGAGGCCTGGATTCCTGACTCGGAGGAGAGGCTTATCTTGCGGGAGGAATTCACCAGCCGGATGCACCAGCGCTTCCTGGACGGCAAGGACGGAGACTTCGACTACAG CACAGTGGACGACAATCCTGACTTCGACAACTTGGACATCGTGGCTCGGGATGAGGAAGAGAGGTACTTTGATGAGGAGGAGCCTGAGGATGCGCCTAGCCCAGAGCTGGATGGGGACTGA
- the CCDC97 gene encoding coiled-coil domain-containing protein 97 isoform X1 has protein sequence METLTAKNDHCRSRMTGCTEPRPGHWGELSWTPIPSRPQDKVEAAEGVPGTPDNNVPRAENAAVSAMLHAVAASRLPVCSQQQGEPDLTEREKVAILGQLYHEKPLVFLERFRTGLREEHLACFGHLRGDHRADFYCAEVARQGTARPRTLRTRLRNRRYAALRELIQGGEYFSDEQMRFRAPLLYEQYIGQYLTQEELNARAPTHQLPKPSCTGRPACPLSDLLLQSYQERELQQRLLQQQEEEEACLEEEEEEEDSDEEDQGSGKDSEAWIPDSEERLILREEFTSRMHQRFLDGKDGDFDYSTVDDNPDFDNLDIVARDEEERYFDEEEPEDAPSPELDGD, from the exons ATGGAAACTCTGACGGCCAAGAATGATCATTGTAGAAGCCGGATGACGG GCTGTACAGAGCCCAGACCTGGGCACTGGGGGGAGCTGAGCTGGACACCAATCCCATCGAGACCCCAGGACAAGGTAGAAGCAGCTGAGGGAGTACCAGGGACCCCGGACAACAATGTCCCCAGGGCTGAAAATGCAGCGGTGAGTGCCATGCTGCACGCCGTGGCTGCCAGCCGCCTGCCTGTGTGCAGCCAGCAACAGGGTGAGCCTGATCTGACGGAACGGGAGAAGGTGGCCATCCTAGGCCAGCTGTACCACGAGAAGCCATTGGTGTTCCTGGAGCGCTTCCGCACAGGCCTCAGAGAGGAGCACCTGGCCTGCTTTGGCCACCTACGTGGCGACCACCGTGCAGACTTCTACTGTGCTGAGGTGGCCCGGCAGGGTACTGCCCGGCCCCGAACTCTGCGTACCCGACTGCGTAACCGGCGCTATGCTGCCCTTCGAGAGCTGATCCAAG GGGGCGAGTACTTCAGTGACGAGCAGATGCGGTTCCGGGCTCCGCTGCTATATGAGCAGTACATTGGGCAGTATCTCACTCAGGAGGAGCTCAATGCCAGGGccccaacccaccagctccccaAGCCCAGCTGCACTGGCAGACCTGCCTGCCCGCTCTCTGACCTACTGCTCCAGTCCTACCAGGAGAGAGAGCTGCAGCAACGGCTGCtccagcagcaggaggaggaggaggcctgcttagaggaagaggaggaagaggaagatagCGATGAGGAAG ACCAGGGGTCAGGCAAAGATTCAGAGGCCTGGATTCCTGACTCGGAGGAGAGGCTTATCTTGCGGGAGGAATTCACCAGCCGGATGCACCAGCGCTTCCTGGACGGCAAGGACGGAGACTTCGACTACAG CACAGTGGACGACAATCCTGACTTCGACAACTTGGACATCGTGGCTCGGGATGAGGAAGAGAGGTACTTTGATGAGGAGGAGCCTGAGGATGCGCCTAGCCCAGAGCTGGATGGGGACTGA